The DNA window ACACAAAATCCTTCACATTGAAAGTAAACATACAAACACCCTGCTCGATCGCATACTCAATCTGTTCGCGATCGTTTCTCCCTTTTCGTCCCAACTCCTGCACATGAATAGCTTCATATCCCCTCTTGCGTAAAGCCGAAGCCAAGTCAAGCTGCACATCTTCATCTAGCAACAACTTTACCTTAGCCATCTTTAAC is part of the Pseudanabaena sp. BC1403 genome and encodes:
- a CDS encoding DUF5615 family PIN-like protein, whose product is MAKVKLLLDEDVQLDLASALRKRGYEAIHVQELGRKGRNDREQIEYAIEQGVCMFTFNVKDFVLIHNDYVISEKEHFGIIVSPQLPIGEALRRLLALLQRSSHESIKNVLEFL